Genomic DNA from Geotrypetes seraphini chromosome 7, aGeoSer1.1, whole genome shotgun sequence:
gaccagtggtccatcgtgcccaacagtctgctcacgcggcggccctctggtcaaagaccagcgccctaactgagactagccctacctgcgtgtgttccggttcagcaggaacttgtctaactttgtcttgaatccctggagggtgtttttccctatgacagactccggaagaacgttccagttttctaccactctctgggtgaagaagaacttccttacgtttgaacggaatctatcccctttcaactttagagagtgccctctcgttctcttcaccttggagagggtgaacaacctgtccttaactactaagtctattcccttcagtaccttgaatgttttgttcaaatttttcctggctacccccaacgacaaaatcaaagacaccactggacacaaggaatggctttccccctcgaacaatccttaaaagtactgggagtcaccctagacaaacatctatcccttgatAAACATACTGATATTACAGTCAGGAAacgcatctcggtgctctggaaactacgcaccataaaaaaatactttgacgacacctcattccgccttctggtacaatcctccattctcagcatccttgactactgcaatatcatttactttggctccacgaagaaaaccatcagaagactgaaactgatccagaacaccgctgtccgcttTATATTTggcttgaacaaatgggaacacatcactcctttctaccacaaacttcactggctacctttTGAATCTAGAATCATGCTTTTGCTACAAAACTTTATTTGGCCTATCTCCGAGCTACCTCATCCCGCATTTCAAcctgaactgcaacaaaaagaactcccgcagaatcaatctattcgccttcccctccccaaaactatgtcacctcaaaaggttcttcgacaaaaccttcgccttccaggcggccaaacagaacccatggctagcccaaattatgCTCGAGGCCTCcacctacctcaacttcagaaaacttctcaaaacatttattccacggacagaatcCCTAATCCCCCTTCTACCACTCCTCCCACCAACGATCTGAACTCTCCCTTTACTTCTTCTTATTGTCATATCCCTACCTAACCCCGATATTTTGTACAACCCCTTCATGCTTACCTCATCAACTTCGTTGACTGTAAATCTAAATAATTGTTATTCTTGTAAAtctatttaattgatgtgaactgcctagaactccctgggtatggcggtatacaaaaataaagttgttattattatttttattattcaactttagagagtgccctctcattctcttcaccttggagagggtgaacaacctgtccttaactactaagtctattcccttcagtaccttgaatgttttgatcatgtcccctcgcaatctcctctgtttgagggagaagaggcccagtttctctaatctttcgctgtacggcaactcctccagccccttaaccatcttagttgctcttctctggaccctttcgagtagtaccgtgtccttcttcatgtacggcgaccagtgctggacgcagtactcctggtgagggcgtaccatggcctggtacagatcacactttgtctgggttttgaaaagaaattgtgtcgggagggggcatccaggcatgcgcagatgcctttctgctcgACGAACAGGCagcgggagagagaagagaggaggctctgtgggagcagggctggggtggaatggggaaGAGGTGGAGAtggaacaagggggggggggcatgtgttTGGGGTTTTGCGgactaaaatatggtaaccctatctctaAGCGCTGTTGTAGTCAGAGGATATGAAGACTTTCAGCAAGGTTATCCATAAGCATAGTTTGGATGGATATAGGCTacgtgatttccccccccccccagggcaggattaaccaatagacccagtaggcacgtgcctagggcccgaaatggtcagggaggtctgatgaaggagggcatcaacattgttttttccaaatggtgatgggcccctccaacatcgatcggcaacacaagcccccccccccgatcggcaacgtgggctcCCCTGATCAGCAATGTGGCTCCCCCCATCGATgggaagtaagacaagcaagcaacgtgggtaagaaggcaacgggaactgtaattttgcatgcggtgctgcttgcccaaagcgtCCCTCTGACATAGCTTCCTCTTCCTGGGTGCATggaggggtggggcggggcagggggcccagtgtacttgtgtgcttaggggccctcgatgaattaattctaccctcccctcccccaatgtttCAGGCACTGATGCTGAAGTGGTATCTCTCCTCTACTGTCAGTATGGCTTTCTTACCCTttgccccccacccctccaatgtAAGCAGGCAAATTATAtcaatattgtctcttttttctccattcaGAATGTTTCTTTTCTCGACATTGTTGAAATGACTCTGTTAACCAAAATTTTTCCCCCAAATGAGCTTTTTGTTTCCGCTACACAGAATGTATTAATTAAATATATTGCTCTATTTTTCCAGTGCTTGGCATACTTGGCTCACTGAAGCAGAGGAAGAGCTGTGTAATAGTTCTACTGAAGATCTATTTATGTGCACCGAGAACCGCTCTCAGTTTGTTTCAAGATGCCATTATGGGATGGTTCTTGCTCTGTTTATGCTATGAAGTCTGCTACAAGTCAACACTGCTGGTGGGACAGCAGTAAAGGATGGTGCCACACCAAATATCTGAGGAGCTGCAACACCTCCATCTGTGCCTGCACTTCAGATAATAATGAGCttgctttccccctccccccttcatatTTTGTTGGGTCATTTGAGAACTCAAATTATGGGAAATGAAGGAATTTTATAGACCGATTCCATATGCTGATTTATGACACAACATGGAAATTAGCGCTGTGTTCTGCCGCATGCAGAATAGGCTTGACAGAACATTCTAGATCTCCTATGCGTTAAGAATTCCACCGAGAGGATGCTTTCAATGTTTGGAGGTGAATGGCGAGAGATGCATCTGTATAACTTGCAGGGTATTCCCTAGTTAACAAGCAGGATCACACCCTTAGGTCTATTGCTATCAATATTTGATGGTGCTGGAAAGAGACTTGTGTAGGAGAAGCATTGGTAAATGGACTCCAAGGCTGATGCTTAAATCCCTTAACTAGATCTCCAGATGCTGGATTTTTCTACCAATGGTCTTCTGCATGCAGATGTTCCATGTTTCAGGTCTTTCTGTGGTGGATTAGCATACTGTAAAGAGGTCAGAGGTTGCAGGTATGGGGCTGGGAAGTTTTGATGGAGAAATAGAAAAGATAGTATACACTTCTTTGCATCTTTTAGGATTTTTATTGCAAATTTTGATGACTTTTTTGTTTGCTGGATTAAATAATTAGAATGAACTTTAATGGCAGAAATTATTTGATTCCCTGAatgaatggattttttttttttttttttaaatctgtatcAGTTATGTACTGCCATATGGTAGAAAATCTCAATCAAAAACATCTGGAAAATTTTCTCAAGGAAAATGTAGTTCATTGCAATATTTGACAATAAAGAGCTAAATTTAATTACCACAAAcgttctctgttttctgttgaTATCAATCACTGACTTTTACTAGACTGCGGTAGAGCTTGTTACTGTGGGCCAGTGATGTAaatgttccgacactcataggaattgaatgagcgttggtgcgtttacccttctttctccattctaatcttctgcctaaatttctgtgtagtccactctcagcctatactcaaataacttgtatctaaactaaactacttatatttaacttactgttcttaatttgctgtatagtccctatatttacactgctgcacagtctcgtatgtccaagtatatttaaatctactgtataatcttgtatgtccaattcactccattgtgaatgtttacttgtaaaccgttctgagctactgggaggacgggataaaaatctaaataaataaaataaataaatactccgcCAGCCCGTGGTAAAAAGCTCtgccatggtttagtaaaaggagcccaatgttatTTTCTCTTTAGGAAAAGTTTGAGGAAAAAGGAGACTTATTTTATCCTAATATACTGTTCATCTTCCATGttagaaatgaaacaaaattaCCTTCTCTTATGTAATAAGAGAATAATAGTAATAGCATTCCATTTTGTACCATTAAAAGGTTGCAAATGCTGACACTTCTATAGGAAAGTTATAATGTAAGAGAGAGTGCATAATCCCTCTTCTAAAACACCAAACCATTTCTAACCACTCATTCAATTTCCAATGCACTTAACACAGTTAGAACCATTTTTCACATATTGGGTATAATTGAAAATCTTTTGGTTAGAGGGTCTAAGATTagtattatttttttgtattttgttctaGATAAAAATGTTCATTATTAAAGCTTTTTGCAGAATCTTTGAAATGGTTGGTTTACGTAAGTTGGGCGAGGGAAAGTATGCATTCATGTAGGTAGTTTGCCCCTGCTTTATGGTCCTAAAGGAAGTGCAAAgattggtggggtgggggggcacaATGTGTGTATTTGCAAATGAGCTGGTCaaatgaagaacataagaattgccatactgggaaagatagAAGGCCtggtatcctttttccaacagtgtcaacgtcacaagtacatggcaagatcccaaggagaaagattttatgctgcttatcctaggaataagcagtggatttcctcaagatatctcaataatgacttatggacttttgttttaggaaattattcaaaccttttttaaaccctgctaagctaactgctttcacaacattctctagcaatgaattccagagtttaattccacattaagtgaagaaatattttctacggtttgttttaaatctactacttagtagcttcattgcatgcctcctagtcctagtatttttggaaagagtaaacaaacgattcacatctaccctttcaacgctactcagtgttttatagacctctatcatatcttccctgggccgaagagccctagccactttagcctttcctcatagggaagtcgtcccattccttttatcatttttgttgcccttctctgtaccttttctaattccactatatttttTTGGAGATATGGccaccaaaattgcacacaggaGGGATGAAGTGATATCACCAGGCCAAATGGCTGCTTAAGTTTGTGGCTCCTTGCTGACCCAGGGTAATCCATATTTATTGTTAGCTTAAACCTGATATTGTCACAGGGAAGCCCCTGCAAACTCTTGAATTGAACTCAGGAATGCCAAATGCTGGCTATTCACCACCTATTGCTAAGCTTAAACATTTCTCAAAAGGAAAACTAGAAACTGACACTTCTATTTATATCTTTCTAAGAAGACACAACAGGAGGGGAAGGTTAAGGCATTAACTGTGAGACAGAAAAGAGAGTGAAGCCAGATTATTTAGCCCCAAAATCGAATACAAATCTTAGGTAGAACCTGCTCCTTTGAGCAATACAGTAAAAGCTCAAAGGAGGAATTGCCAGGTTTTCTTGCTAGTGAAATGATGGTGGAGTTTATTGAATACAATCTTCATCATTTACCTGAGTACTAAAGGCCTATGTGTGAAGGCCTGTGTTAGGCCACAgcctaaattttaaaataaaaaaaacccccagtggAAATTGAGGCCTGCTTTCAGAGCAGAGGAAGGGCAGAAG
This window encodes:
- the C7H12orf75 gene encoding overexpressed in colon carcinoma 1 protein isoform X2 — translated: MSLGRLIVCSSGSAKGGAEESTAEDDRRRNYGGVYVGIPVDAAAMISSQTKARQKVLGILGSLKQRKSCVIVLLKIYLCAPRTALSLFQDAIMGWFLLCLCYEVCYKSTLLVGQQ